From Deltaproteobacteria bacterium, the proteins below share one genomic window:
- the ruvA gene encoding Holliday junction branch migration protein RuvA, translating to MIDHLRGRIAGGGKDFVVVECAGIGFRVHVSAATRKELPPEGESCLVRTHLHFREGGGDLYGFSSEAERELFLAIVGVSGVGPKSAISVLSVMGVSGVLAACAREDAVAFTRVPGIGKKLAQRIALELPDRLKKVAVEFASMGLGEGEAPPSAPESEAVQALVSLGFPRAEAQAAVSAVRRESGSEGTAEILIRESLKRLSARAGLK from the coding sequence ATGATAGACCATCTGCGCGGCCGGATCGCGGGAGGCGGGAAGGATTTCGTGGTCGTGGAGTGCGCCGGAATCGGGTTCCGAGTGCACGTCTCCGCGGCCACGCGCAAGGAACTCCCGCCGGAAGGGGAGAGCTGCCTCGTCCGGACGCACCTGCACTTCCGCGAGGGCGGGGGCGACCTCTACGGATTTTCTTCGGAAGCCGAACGCGAACTTTTCCTTGCGATAGTCGGCGTGAGCGGCGTGGGACCGAAGTCGGCGATCTCTGTCCTTTCGGTGATGGGGGTTTCCGGCGTGCTCGCCGCCTGCGCCCGTGAGGATGCAGTGGCTTTCACGCGGGTGCCGGGCATCGGCAAAAAACTTGCGCAGCGCATCGCCCTTGAGTTGCCCGACAGGTTGAAAAAGGTCGCGGTCGAATTCGCTTCCATGGGGCTCGGAGAGGGAGAGGCACCGCCTTCGGCGCCGGAGTCCGAAGCCGTGCAGGCGCTGGTTTCCCTCGGATTTCCACGCGCGGAGGCGCAAGCAGCCGTTTCGGCCGTCCGCAGGGAAAGCGGAAGCGAGGGCACGGCCGAAATTCTCATACGGGAGTCCTTGAAGCGGCTATCCGCCCGCGCCGGGCTGAAATAG
- the ruvB gene encoding Holliday junction branch migration DNA helicase RuvB — MEGRIVDPGFGNEDSALDLSLRPKRLPDFIGQRQVVSNLKTFIDAARSRKEPLDHVLLSGPPGLGKTTLAHIVANELGVGIRTTSGPAIERKGDIAAILTALEPGDVLFIDEIHRLTRIVEELLYSAMEDFALDIILGQGPSAKSIRLPLQRFTLVGATTRTGLLTSPLRDRFGVSFRLEFYRPEELEEVIRRSAKALSIPIDGEGAKEIARRSRGTPRIANRLLRRVRDFAQVDGDGKIDRKIADHALLRMEVDREGLDIMDRKILSVIVEKFQGGPVGVDTISASVSEERDTIEDVYEPYLLQQGYIKRTPRGRVATPLAYKHLGVAAPKSAVQDALFERE; from the coding sequence TTGGAAGGACGCATCGTGGATCCGGGGTTCGGCAACGAAGACAGTGCGCTCGATCTTTCCCTGAGGCCGAAGCGGCTTCCCGATTTCATCGGACAGCGGCAGGTCGTCTCCAACCTGAAGACCTTCATCGACGCCGCAAGGAGCCGCAAGGAGCCGCTCGACCACGTGCTTCTTTCAGGCCCGCCGGGTCTTGGCAAGACGACTCTTGCGCATATCGTCGCGAACGAGCTGGGCGTCGGAATCCGCACGACCTCGGGTCCCGCCATCGAGCGGAAGGGAGATATCGCGGCCATTCTCACCGCGCTGGAACCCGGCGATGTACTGTTCATCGACGAGATCCACCGATTGACCCGCATTGTCGAGGAACTGCTCTATTCGGCGATGGAAGACTTCGCTCTTGACATCATCCTCGGTCAGGGACCGTCGGCCAAGTCCATCAGGCTGCCTCTGCAACGGTTCACACTGGTCGGGGCGACAACACGCACCGGCCTGCTGACGTCTCCGCTGCGAGACAGGTTCGGCGTGTCTTTCCGCCTCGAGTTCTACCGGCCGGAGGAGCTGGAGGAGGTAATCCGCCGTTCGGCGAAGGCCCTCTCGATCCCGATCGACGGGGAAGGAGCAAAAGAAATCGCCCGGCGTTCGCGGGGCACGCCTCGCATCGCAAACCGCCTGTTGAGAAGGGTCCGGGACTTCGCGCAGGTCGACGGAGACGGAAAGATAGACCGGAAGATCGCCGACCATGCGCTCCTCAGAATGGAAGTCGACCGCGAAGGGCTGGATATAATGGACCGAAAGATCCTGAGCGTGATCGTGGAGAAGTTCCAGGGCGGGCCGGTCGGGGTCGATACGATTTCCGCGTCGGTCAGCGAGGAGCGGGACACGATAGAGGACGTCTACGAACCGTATCTCCTCCAGCAAGGGTACATCAAGCGGACTCCGCGGGGACGGGTCGCCACTCCGTTGGCGTACAAGCACCTGGGGGTCGCGGCTCCGAAGTCCGCCGTCCAGGACGCATTGTTCGAAAGGGAATAG
- a CDS encoding DUF2905 domain-containing protein: MNPIAKLLIVAGLILIAVGLFFLISDKIPWLGKLPGDFTIKRDNFTFYFPLATCIIISVIVSLILWLLRK, encoded by the coding sequence ATGAACCCGATCGCGAAACTTCTCATCGTCGCGGGCCTGATCCTGATTGCAGTCGGACTCTTCTTCCTCATATCCGACAAGATTCCCTGGCTCGGAAAGCTCCCCGGTGACTTCACCATCAAGCGGGATAACTTCACCTTCTATTTTCCCCTTGCCACGTGCATCATAATCAGCGTGATCGTTTCGCTGATCCTCTGGCTGCTCAGGAAGTAA
- the lpxC gene encoding UDP-3-O-[3-hydroxymyristoyl] N-acetylglucosamine deacetylase, with protein sequence MKIYQQTISTWVQFSGIGLHTGLPSFARILPAEPDTGIVFRRTDTGAEVKACVENVVETAYATVLGSGNARISTVEHFLAALYGMGVDNAVVEVDGPELPILDGSAQQIAEAIDFVGTVESVVRRRFVWVAGEEKLQRNGSMVAVAPSDGLEILITVDFPGTLIGKQWMKFSLTPESFMKEISPARTFVLREQIDALWKAGLAKGGSLENAIVVEGKKLHNPEGLRFPDEFVRHKLLDLIGDLALLGRPVRGFFLAVRPGHTVNRSLVEFLSGIADPGAVPSAPERPEPVELLITA encoded by the coding sequence TTGAAAATCTACCAGCAGACGATCTCGACATGGGTTCAGTTTTCGGGAATTGGGTTGCACACCGGGCTTCCGTCGTTCGCACGGATCCTCCCGGCGGAGCCGGATACCGGCATAGTATTCCGGCGCACGGATACGGGCGCCGAGGTCAAGGCGTGCGTGGAAAACGTGGTCGAAACGGCGTACGCGACCGTGCTCGGCTCCGGAAATGCGCGGATTTCCACCGTCGAACACTTCCTGGCGGCTCTCTACGGAATGGGGGTGGATAACGCCGTCGTCGAAGTCGACGGCCCCGAGCTGCCGATCCTGGACGGAAGCGCGCAACAGATCGCCGAGGCGATCGACTTCGTCGGAACGGTGGAGTCGGTCGTCCGCCGTCGTTTCGTTTGGGTCGCGGGGGAGGAGAAGCTCCAGCGGAACGGCTCCATGGTGGCCGTAGCCCCGTCGGATGGGCTTGAGATCCTGATCACGGTCGATTTCCCCGGGACTCTCATAGGAAAACAGTGGATGAAGTTCTCCCTTACGCCTGAAAGCTTCATGAAGGAGATTTCTCCGGCAAGGACTTTCGTTCTGCGGGAGCAGATCGACGCGTTGTGGAAGGCCGGGCTGGCCAAGGGAGGCTCGCTGGAAAACGCCATCGTAGTGGAAGGAAAGAAGCTTCACAACCCGGAAGGCCTGCGCTTCCCGGATGAATTCGTTCGGCATAAGCTGCTCGACCTCATTGGAGACCTGGCGCTTCTCGGCCGCCCCGTAAGAGGGTTTTTCCTTGCGGTGCGCCCCGGCCATACCGTAAACCGCAGCCTTGTGGAATTCCTCTCCGGCATCGCCGACCCGGGGGCTGTCCCGTCGGCCCCGGAACGCCCCGAACCGGTAGAACTTCTGATAACTGCTTAG
- a CDS encoding DUF4390 domain-containing protein yields the protein MRRIAVSSFILAVLLAASVSAASPKPEIVGIGGQVRGREARVKFTLQNAFTPEMVEALKSGIEISFKTVVRVERVHHGWFNTTLGEIKFSRSVKYDVLARVYRLNREGQEDLLPDIHAALAGMTRYEVAVPVFIDAESGKTYRAYVRIRLDRVGLSEPLRSIFFISSLWDVETDWARGYLTAP from the coding sequence TTGCGCCGGATTGCCGTTTCTTCATTTATTTTAGCCGTTCTTTTAGCCGCGAGCGTTTCCGCTGCCTCCCCCAAACCGGAAATCGTCGGAATCGGCGGGCAGGTTCGCGGGAGGGAAGCCCGCGTAAAATTCACCCTTCAAAACGCCTTTACCCCCGAAATGGTGGAAGCGCTGAAAAGCGGGATCGAGATCTCGTTCAAGACCGTCGTTCGCGTGGAGAGGGTTCACCACGGGTGGTTCAATACGACACTGGGCGAAATCAAATTTTCCCGCTCGGTTAAATACGACGTGCTCGCCCGGGTATACCGCCTGAACCGGGAGGGTCAGGAGGACCTGCTTCCCGATATACACGCCGCCCTTGCCGGGATGACCAGGTATGAGGTCGCAGTTCCGGTATTCATCGACGCGGAATCCGGGAAAACCTACCGCGCCTACGTTCGGATCCGGCTGGACAGGGTCGGGCTTTCGGAACCGCTTCGATCCATCTTTTTCATCTCCTCTCTATGGGACGTCGAGACCGACTGGGCGAGAGGGTATCTCACGGCGCCATGA
- a CDS encoding HAMP domain-containing protein, with translation MTQSSETLLEKERAKRRRERFAIGIVAVLIAGLTFLEANLAALGGSVAFTSNIVIFALININVVLIVLLIYLVTRNVFKLILDRKRNILGAKIRSRLVLIFIGFSLVPTILLFVAAANITTTSIKSWIGGRVGVALTGALEMARGKLEQEANRLTGIAGDAALRFPRGASIGEAVEILGTAREKLPAGTVLMLADAKGIIASSGETPQGVPAEILSRLKGMKFTEKDDVSATLVGDIFASSVRKLPDGRLLIAVKTLPSGEANSIREIAKAYDEYHQVRLLDDPIRASYIAVLILITLLIVFAASWMGIYLAKQITVPVQLLAEGTEKVARGDLDVRLDYRSDDEFGHLVSSFNRMTGDLKEMKRNLEEANVSLSSTFEELRRRTQFIEAILTNISTGVIVIDRHNRIAMINKVAEKLLSIKTEKVLGKPYKEVIREEHFEAIRALSREVGEGAGRQVERQIDLPLGGKKISLRVSVTVLNGGAGEYLGLVVAFDDLSQAMRLQKVLAWREVARRIAHEIRNPLTPIQLSTERMQKKYSAAHEGDAAFAECTQTILSEVATLKHLVEEFTRFARMPAPVFKEGDLSEELRSVVETYRAAHPGVSWEIETEAIPHAWFDPFQLRRALTNLLENAAAALGGKGAVRVGCVHEPELGRVRISVADDGPGIHPEDRERLFEPYFSRKAGGTGLGLAIVSAVASDHGGTVRARDNEPRGAVFEMEFPIGPKGRG, from the coding sequence ATGACCCAGTCCTCCGAGACCCTGCTGGAAAAGGAACGCGCGAAGCGGCGCAGGGAACGGTTCGCCATAGGCATCGTGGCCGTTCTTATCGCCGGACTGACCTTCCTGGAGGCCAACCTTGCGGCACTCGGCGGATCGGTCGCATTCACAAGCAACATCGTCATCTTCGCTCTCATAAACATCAATGTCGTCCTCATCGTCCTGCTGATCTACCTGGTCACCCGGAATGTCTTCAAACTCATCCTCGACAGAAAACGGAACATCCTCGGAGCGAAGATCCGGTCGCGCCTTGTCCTCATATTCATAGGGTTTTCCCTCGTTCCCACCATTCTCCTGTTCGTCGCCGCCGCGAACATCACGACCACCAGCATCAAGTCATGGATTGGGGGAAGAGTGGGGGTTGCGCTGACAGGCGCCCTTGAAATGGCGCGAGGGAAACTGGAACAGGAGGCGAACCGGCTTACTGGTATCGCGGGTGATGCCGCGCTCCGGTTTCCCCGCGGAGCCTCTATCGGGGAGGCGGTCGAGATCCTCGGAACCGCGCGGGAGAAACTGCCGGCGGGAACCGTGTTGATGCTCGCTGATGCCAAAGGGATCATCGCTTCGAGCGGTGAAACCCCCCAAGGTGTGCCCGCGGAGATCCTGTCGCGCCTGAAAGGGATGAAATTCACGGAGAAGGACGACGTTTCCGCGACCCTGGTCGGCGACATCTTCGCCTCCTCCGTCCGGAAACTTCCGGACGGGCGCCTGCTGATCGCCGTGAAGACGCTGCCTTCCGGCGAGGCTAACAGTATCCGGGAAATCGCCAAGGCGTACGACGAATACCACCAGGTGCGGCTCCTCGACGACCCGATCCGCGCCAGCTACATCGCCGTGCTGATCCTGATCACTCTGCTGATCGTTTTCGCCGCGTCGTGGATGGGGATCTACCTTGCCAAGCAGATCACGGTGCCCGTCCAACTGTTAGCCGAGGGAACGGAGAAGGTGGCCCGGGGGGACCTGGACGTCCGCCTCGATTACCGGTCCGACGACGAGTTCGGGCACCTGGTGTCCTCATTCAACAGGATGACCGGGGACCTCAAGGAAATGAAGCGGAACCTCGAGGAAGCCAACGTCTCGCTTTCGAGCACCTTCGAGGAATTGCGCCGGAGGACCCAGTTCATCGAGGCGATCCTCACCAACATATCAACCGGCGTCATTGTCATCGACCGCCACAACCGCATCGCGATGATCAACAAGGTGGCTGAAAAATTGCTGTCGATCAAGACGGAAAAGGTGCTGGGGAAGCCCTACAAGGAGGTTATCCGCGAGGAGCATTTCGAAGCCATCCGGGCGCTCTCCCGCGAGGTCGGGGAAGGGGCGGGACGGCAGGTGGAACGGCAGATCGACCTGCCGCTTGGAGGCAAGAAGATCTCGCTCCGCGTGAGCGTCACCGTGCTGAACGGAGGCGCCGGGGAGTACCTGGGGCTGGTCGTGGCGTTCGACGATCTTTCACAGGCCATGCGCCTCCAGAAAGTGCTCGCATGGAGGGAGGTGGCCCGCCGCATCGCCCACGAAATCCGGAACCCGCTGACGCCGATCCAGCTCTCAACGGAGCGGATGCAGAAGAAATACTCGGCAGCCCACGAGGGAGACGCCGCCTTCGCGGAGTGCACGCAGACGATCCTGTCCGAAGTGGCGACGCTGAAGCATCTGGTCGAGGAGTTCACACGGTTCGCCCGGATGCCGGCGCCCGTATTCAAGGAAGGAGACCTTTCCGAGGAACTGCGTTCAGTGGTGGAAACGTACCGTGCGGCGCATCCGGGCGTTTCATGGGAAATCGAGACGGAAGCGATCCCGCACGCGTGGTTCGATCCGTTCCAGCTACGGCGGGCGTTGACCAACCTGCTGGAGAACGCCGCCGCCGCGCTCGGAGGGAAAGGGGCAGTACGGGTCGGATGCGTTCACGAGCCGGAACTCGGACGGGTCCGCATCTCCGTCGCCGACGACGGTCCCGGGATTCACCCGGAAGACCGGGAACGCCTGTTCGAGCCGTACTTCTCCCGCAAGGCGGGCGGAACGGGTTTGGGGCTGGCTATAGTCAGCGCCGTCGCAAGCGACCACGGCGGGACGGTCCGGGCGAGAGACAACGAGCCGCGCGGCGCGGTCTTCGAAATGGAATTCCCGATCGGTCCGAAGGGAAGGGGGTAG
- a CDS encoding sigma-54-dependent Fis family transcriptional regulator, with amino-acid sequence MAYSVLVVDDEVNIRKTLEGVLSDEGYRVISAETGENALDAVSRSLVDAVLLDVWLPGMDGLEVLRRIREMYPLLPVIMISGHGTIDMAVKAVKSGAFDFIEKPISLDKLLITLSRAIEREALRSENVELKERVERKFRLVGDSPAMGKLRAEIAAAGPTNASVLVSGENGSGKEIVAREIHRHSRRAEKSFIAVNCAAIPEELIESELFGHERGAFTGAFGKRRGRFELADGGTLFMDEVGDMSPRTQSKILRVLEERAFERIGGGDKIRADVRIIAATNRNLPKEVAGGRFREDLYFRLNVFPIFVPPLRGRKEDIPHIAAYFVEEICAEQGKEKKSFSGEAMQRLLVHPWPGNVRELRNVVERLVILSMGPRIEEDTVRQVLAVELPQAELPFLQAFDERNFRDATLAFEKSYLERKLRENDFNISRTAEKLGLDRTSIHRKMKQLGIAPEGGRR; translated from the coding sequence ATGGCCTACTCTGTGCTTGTCGTCGACGACGAGGTCAATATCCGGAAAACCCTCGAAGGCGTTCTGTCTGACGAAGGATACCGGGTGATATCGGCCGAGACCGGCGAGAATGCGCTGGACGCAGTATCCCGGTCCCTTGTCGACGCGGTCCTGCTCGACGTCTGGCTGCCGGGGATGGACGGCCTTGAGGTCCTGCGCCGGATCCGTGAAATGTACCCCCTGCTGCCGGTCATCATGATTTCCGGGCACGGAACGATCGACATGGCGGTCAAGGCGGTCAAAAGCGGCGCGTTCGATTTCATAGAGAAGCCGATCTCTCTCGACAAATTGCTGATCACGCTTTCAAGAGCCATAGAGCGTGAGGCGTTGCGATCGGAAAACGTGGAGCTGAAAGAGAGGGTGGAGCGCAAGTTCCGCCTCGTTGGAGACTCCCCAGCCATGGGGAAACTGCGGGCGGAAATCGCGGCGGCGGGACCGACCAACGCCTCCGTGCTCGTCAGCGGAGAGAACGGTTCCGGTAAAGAGATCGTGGCAAGGGAGATCCACCGCCATAGCCGCAGGGCGGAGAAATCCTTCATCGCGGTGAACTGCGCCGCCATCCCCGAGGAACTGATCGAATCGGAGCTTTTCGGCCACGAGCGCGGGGCTTTCACCGGGGCCTTCGGGAAGCGGCGCGGCAGGTTCGAACTTGCGGACGGCGGCACGCTTTTCATGGACGAGGTGGGGGATATGAGCCCCCGGACGCAGTCCAAGATCCTGCGCGTACTGGAAGAACGAGCGTTCGAGCGCATCGGGGGCGGGGATAAGATACGCGCCGACGTCCGGATCATCGCCGCCACCAACCGGAACCTTCCGAAAGAGGTGGCGGGGGGGCGGTTCCGGGAGGACCTCTACTTTCGGTTGAACGTATTCCCGATTTTCGTGCCGCCCTTGCGGGGCCGGAAAGAGGACATTCCTCACATCGCAGCCTACTTCGTCGAAGAGATATGCGCGGAGCAGGGGAAGGAAAAAAAATCCTTTTCCGGCGAGGCGATGCAGCGCCTGCTCGTGCATCCCTGGCCGGGAAACGTCCGCGAGCTGCGCAACGTGGTTGAGCGCCTGGTCATCCTTTCGATGGGACCGCGGATAGAGGAGGACACCGTGCGGCAGGTGCTCGCCGTGGAATTGCCCCAGGCGGAACTGCCGTTCCTCCAGGCGTTCGACGAACGGAATTTCCGGGATGCTACGCTGGCTTTCGAGAAATCGTACCTGGAGCGCAAGCTGCGGGAGAACGACTTCAACATAAGCCGCACCGCCGAAAAGCTTGGACTCGACCGTACCAGCATCCACCGGAAGATGAAGCAGCTCGGGATCGCCCCCGAGGGCGGGCGGCGTTGA
- a CDS encoding protein kinase, with protein MHPARIGKYAVIRKIASGGMAEIYLCRLRGEEGFQKKVAVKVIHPRLSETPRFRDLFAREARIAASLSHPNLIQVFDFGKEGQSLFLAMEFIDGWNLAHAVSRSRLRNVPFPLPVWRYWMEGILAALGYLHKRGIVHRDVSPSNVLLSRGGAVKIADFGISRAAFGGADPSAGWEGKFSYMSPEQARGEDADESSDLFAAAAIAAELYLPGRIIDGDSPEHILSIMRQYDVRSLDLGCLPSGIADVVRKGLSTSKEDRYADADAFGRAVCNAVTSAAGRSELESCWNGLFPEEPGEEDTVVAAPAQDKDIAMVRERRSAYGKKSMRFLKTGIAAAVAAVSVGGWLALKEAGRPHTHGGQRQEVASPASRNPDDAPPAAVLPAVPPAKKKPLAETAARDAISPSAPSGNVPAAPSATVQASRAPESPSREVLVETIPPGVVLTLDDGTPLGRTPLRLDPAPLKGRKIVFQKEGYDAISVHAEVLAGFRTTPFSLDMERQMGTVKFVQAIPWAKVFEGNRLLGFTPIYNLKLPVGSYRLRFVNEPLGIEHVQEVTVRRGSNDPLIVTLVGKRKTE; from the coding sequence ATGCACCCGGCACGGATCGGCAAATATGCCGTCATTCGGAAGATCGCCTCCGGAGGGATGGCGGAGATCTATCTTTGCCGTCTTCGCGGCGAGGAGGGGTTTCAGAAGAAAGTCGCCGTCAAGGTGATCCATCCCCGCCTGTCGGAAACTCCCCGGTTCCGGGATCTCTTCGCCCGCGAAGCGCGAATCGCCGCCTCCCTGTCCCATCCCAACCTGATCCAGGTGTTCGACTTCGGCAAGGAAGGACAGTCCCTGTTCCTGGCAATGGAATTCATCGACGGATGGAACCTGGCCCACGCGGTATCGCGGTCCCGCTTGCGGAACGTTCCGTTTCCGCTGCCCGTCTGGCGGTACTGGATGGAGGGGATTCTCGCAGCTCTCGGCTACCTGCACAAGCGGGGGATTGTCCATCGCGATGTAAGTCCGTCCAACGTGCTGCTATCCCGCGGAGGGGCCGTCAAGATCGCGGATTTCGGCATTTCCCGCGCCGCCTTCGGGGGGGCGGATCCGAGCGCGGGATGGGAAGGAAAGTTTTCCTATATGTCGCCGGAGCAGGCGCGGGGCGAGGATGCGGACGAATCCTCGGACCTGTTTGCGGCGGCGGCGATCGCCGCGGAGCTTTATCTCCCGGGGCGCATTATCGACGGGGATTCTCCGGAACATATCTTGTCCATCATGAGGCAGTACGACGTTCGGTCGCTCGATCTCGGTTGCCTTCCTTCCGGGATTGCCGATGTGGTGAGGAAAGGGCTGTCGACGTCGAAGGAGGATCGTTACGCCGACGCGGATGCGTTCGGCCGCGCGGTCTGCAACGCGGTTACGTCCGCAGCGGGACGCTCGGAACTGGAGTCCTGTTGGAACGGCCTTTTTCCGGAGGAGCCAGGCGAAGAGGACACGGTTGTTGCGGCGCCGGCGCAGGACAAGGACATCGCCATGGTGCGCGAACGCCGGAGCGCATACGGGAAAAAGAGTATGCGCTTTCTGAAAACCGGGATCGCCGCCGCAGTGGCTGCCGTTTCCGTCGGAGGCTGGCTTGCATTGAAGGAGGCGGGGAGGCCGCATACGCACGGCGGGCAGCGGCAGGAAGTTGCGTCCCCGGCTTCGCGGAATCCCGATGACGCACCGCCGGCGGCCGTTCTTCCGGCCGTACCGCCGGCGAAAAAAAAACCACTAGCGGAAACGGCGGCCAGGGATGCGATAAGTCCGTCCGCGCCGTCAGGGAATGTACCGGCGGCTCCTTCCGCAACGGTTCAGGCGTCTCGTGCCCCGGAATCTCCTTCGCGGGAAGTACTTGTCGAAACCATACCACCAGGGGTCGTGTTAACGCTTGACGACGGAACGCCGCTCGGGAGGACGCCTCTACGGCTCGATCCCGCACCGTTGAAAGGCAGGAAAATCGTATTTCAGAAAGAAGGGTACGACGCCATAAGCGTGCATGCCGAGGTGCTGGCCGGATTCAGGACGACGCCCTTCAGCCTCGATATGGAGCGACAGATGGGAACGGTCAAGTTCGTCCAGGCCATCCCTTGGGCGAAGGTTTTCGAGGGGAACCGTCTCCTCGGCTTTACCCCGATATACAATCTGAAACTCCCCGTCGGATCGTACCGTCTCCGGTTCGTCAACGAGCCTCTCGGGATAGAGCATGTCCAGGAGGTCACGGTGCGGCGCGGCTCCAACGATCCCCTGATAGTGACCTTGGTGGGGAAACGTAAAACGGAGTAG
- a CDS encoding type II secretion system F family protein — translation MNAADFIPVGLLLFPGSVILLRFGKRAMIPGRIRWIAEGVESFHEGSTGWLLKKGVFRFPGAHLVTSPRGWFCGESVLLAAAALSIGGKYSFSEAAFVMFLGSISAAAAVYLSFREEARRRIDAIRAALPVAAFLMSLMLEAGMGSSAALQEVVRALPRGPLAAELDELARARLLGMSRADAIERSRSRVPLDDYRAFLNLVQQGERLGIALSQGLRELSSRMMESQAHRAETIAQKAAVKLLFPLVIFIFPSVFIVILSPVILNLFDMLRR, via the coding sequence ATGAACGCGGCGGACTTCATTCCGGTCGGCCTGCTTCTATTTCCCGGCTCGGTGATTCTCCTGCGGTTCGGGAAACGCGCGATGATTCCCGGACGGATCCGATGGATCGCCGAAGGCGTCGAAAGTTTCCATGAAGGGTCGACCGGATGGTTATTGAAAAAGGGAGTGTTTCGATTTCCGGGGGCTCACCTGGTAACCTCTCCACGCGGCTGGTTCTGCGGCGAATCGGTGCTCCTCGCTGCGGCAGCCCTTTCCATCGGCGGGAAATATTCCTTTTCCGAAGCCGCATTCGTCATGTTCCTCGGATCGATCTCCGCGGCAGCCGCCGTCTACCTGTCCTTCAGAGAGGAAGCCCGGAGGCGGATCGACGCCATACGCGCCGCCTTGCCGGTGGCGGCCTTTCTCATGTCCCTTATGCTGGAAGCGGGCATGGGGTCTTCCGCCGCCTTGCAGGAAGTCGTGCGCGCGCTTCCGCGCGGCCCTCTCGCGGCCGAATTGGACGAATTGGCGCGTGCCAGGCTCCTCGGCATGTCTCGTGCCGATGCCATCGAAAGATCGCGCTCCCGGGTGCCTCTCGACGATTATCGTGCGTTCCTTAACCTCGTCCAGCAGGGAGAGAGGCTCGGCATCGCGTTGTCGCAGGGGTTGCGGGAATTATCTTCCCGCATGATGGAGAGCCAGGCCCATCGAGCGGAAACCATCGCGCAGAAAGCCGCCGTCAAGCTCCTTTTCCCACTCGTTATCTTCATTTTCCCTTCGGTCTTCATAGTCATCCTGTCGCCTGTTATTCTCAATCTTTTTGACATGTTAAGGAGATAA
- a CDS encoding type II secretion system F family protein: MKALELALLASGFSLIAWFLTRSFAPYMKRRLEDTAQRRAEDLREEFFLFPAGRLLAGMLAAGSLCAAVAFTLTGSTAPAAVAGISPVVFSGFAVRSYRVRRRRKVISELPGFLDVLAGQIKAGHSMQEALSQTIPLLPRDIRLEISWVFRLCRLGTPLSEAFLQWEKRMPCEEISLVVRPLRVALPSGGNLVELLCRSRDILRARHRMREKLRSLTAQGRLQAVVLTLLPPAFTVVLSKIDPGFLPRCFGTPQGIAILSVAAVLQIFGWLTIRKILSVKP; the protein is encoded by the coding sequence ATGAAAGCGCTCGAACTTGCTCTCCTTGCATCGGGCTTTTCCCTCATAGCCTGGTTCCTTACTCGTTCATTCGCACCTTACATGAAGAGGCGGCTCGAAGATACGGCGCAACGGCGCGCCGAGGACCTGCGGGAGGAATTTTTCCTTTTTCCCGCCGGAAGGCTCCTGGCCGGCATGCTGGCCGCGGGATCCCTGTGCGCGGCCGTTGCCTTCACGCTGACCGGAAGCACGGCGCCTGCCGCCGTCGCGGGGATCTCTCCCGTGGTGTTTTCGGGATTCGCCGTAAGATCTTACCGGGTCCGAAGGCGCAGGAAGGTCATCTCCGAGCTTCCCGGGTTTCTTGATGTCCTCGCCGGGCAGATCAAGGCAGGGCACAGCATGCAGGAAGCCCTGTCCCAAACGATCCCCCTGCTCCCCCGCGATATCCGGCTGGAGATATCCTGGGTCTTCCGTCTCTGCCGGCTTGGAACTCCCCTATCGGAGGCCTTTTTGCAATGGGAGAAAAGGATGCCGTGCGAAGAGATCTCACTGGTGGTTCGACCGTTGCGCGTGGCGCTTCCTTCCGGAGGAAACCTCGTTGAGCTTCTTTGCCGCTCCCGTGACATTCTCCGCGCAAGGCACCGGATGCGGGAAAAACTCCGGAGCCTGACGGCGCAGGGCCGATTGCAGGCCGTGGTATTGACACTCCTTCCGCCCGCTTTCACCGTCGTCCTTTCGAAAATCGACCCGGGATTCCTCCCCAGGTGCTTCGGGACCCCCCAGGGAATCGCCATCCTGTCGGTCGCCGCGGTCCTGCAGATTTTCGGATGGTTGACCATCAGGAAAATCCTTTCGGTGAAGCCATGA